Proteins co-encoded in one Populus trichocarpa isolate Nisqually-1 chromosome 10, P.trichocarpa_v4.1, whole genome shotgun sequence genomic window:
- the LOC7460796 gene encoding repetitive proline-rich cell wall protein 2, whose product MQITSLLVLFVGVVVLATPSFADYYKPPKYEPKPPYFKPPKVEKPFPEHKPPVYKPPKIEKPPVYKPPPVYKPPIEKPPVYKPPPVYKPPIEKPPVYKPPPVYKPPIEKPPVYKPPPVYKPPIEKPPVYKPPIEKPPVYKPPIEKPPVYKPPIEKPPVYKPPKIEKPPVYKPPKIEKPPVYKPPKIEKPPPFHKPLPPYGHYPGHPPVENAEYIKPKN is encoded by the coding sequence ATGCAAATCACATCCTTGTTAGTGTTGTTCGTGGGAGTAGTTGTTTTAGCCACTCCCTCTTTCGCAGATTACTACAAACCGCCTAAGTATGAGCCTAAGCCACCTTATTTCAAGCCTCCTAAGGTAGAGAAGCCATTCCCAGAACACAAGCCTCCAGTCTACAAGCCACCAAAGATTGAGAAGCCACCAGTCTACAAGCCACCACCAGTCTACAAGCCACCAATTGAGAAGCCACCAGTCTACAAGCCACCACCAGTCTACAAGCCACCAATTGAGAAGCCACCAGTCTACAAGCCACCACCAGTCTACAAGCCACCAATTGAGAAGCCACCAGTCTACAAGCCACCACCAGTCTACAAGCCACCAATTGAGAAGCCACCAGTCTACAAGCCACCAATTGAGAAGCCACCAGTCTACAAGCCACCAATTGAGAAGCCACCAGTCTACAAGCCACCAATTGAGAAGCCACCAGTCTACAAGCCACCAAAGATTGAGAAGCCACCAGTCTACAAGCCACCAAAGATTGAGAAGCCACCAGTCTACAAGCCTCCAAAGATTGAGAAGCCACCACCCTTTCACAAGCCATTGCCACCTTATGGTCACTATCCGGGACACCCTCCAGTTGAAAATGCGGAATATATCAAGCCAAAAAACtga